A DNA window from Methylobacterium sp. NMS14P contains the following coding sequences:
- a CDS encoding TetR/AcrR family transcriptional regulator codes for MTVTEIERAEAGPRRGGRPTRAEAARREAHLIAVATTLFLERGFDATSIDAVAEAAGMSKPTVYARYRDKRALFEAVLRERIAAWLAPLSAAAEAQAAQGGSDDVETALEDLSRTLLAHGQSPGAAMLKRNLVAQALQFPELARLAHEEGWLRGVRAVAQLLDAFARRGRIAVADPEIAADLFLSLVLGRSSQATLYGIATDPEAQERRRQAAVRLFLDGVRPR; via the coding sequence GTGACGGTCACGGAGATCGAGCGGGCGGAGGCGGGCCCGCGGCGCGGCGGCCGGCCGACCCGCGCGGAGGCGGCCCGGCGCGAGGCGCACCTGATCGCCGTCGCCACGACCCTGTTCCTGGAGCGCGGCTTCGACGCCACCTCCATCGACGCGGTGGCCGAGGCCGCCGGCATGAGCAAGCCGACGGTCTACGCGCGCTACCGCGACAAGCGGGCCCTGTTCGAGGCGGTCCTGCGCGAGCGGATCGCCGCGTGGCTGGCGCCGCTCTCCGCCGCGGCCGAGGCCCAGGCCGCGCAGGGCGGGAGCGACGACGTCGAGACCGCCCTGGAGGATCTCAGCCGCACCCTGCTGGCCCACGGGCAGTCGCCGGGCGCGGCGATGCTCAAGCGCAACCTCGTGGCCCAGGCGCTGCAGTTCCCCGAGCTCGCCCGCCTCGCCCACGAGGAGGGCTGGCTGCGCGGCGTTCGCGCCGTGGCGCAGCTGCTCGACGCCTTCGCGCGGCGCGGGCGGATCGCCGTGGCGGATCCCGAGATCGCGGCCGACCTGTTCCTCAGCCTCGTCCTCGGCCGGTCGTCCCAGGCGACCCTCTACGGCATCGCCACCGACCCGGAAGCGCAGGAGCGGCGGCGGCAGGCGGCGGTGCGGCTGTTCCTCGACGGGGTGCGCCCGCGCTGA
- a CDS encoding DUF1013 domain-containing protein produces the protein MSQGPLMPKATAVWLVENTSLAFEQIADFCKLHPLEVKGIADGEVAAGIKGLDPVSTGQLTRDEIEKAQKAPHYKLKPAVSKVKLPEVKRTTKGPRYTPLSRRQDRPNAILWLLRNHPELKDSQIIRLVGTTKSTIQQIRERTHWNSGSLQPMDPVTLGLTTQINLDFEVQRAAADRPAAVAAESGASLLPAEVSTARDADEREHEDDHGGREERLDADSVFAKLKGRHQDEDDED, from the coding sequence ATGTCCCAGGGTCCGCTGATGCCCAAGGCGACCGCCGTCTGGCTGGTCGAGAACACCTCCCTCGCCTTCGAGCAGATCGCCGATTTCTGCAAGCTCCACCCGCTGGAGGTGAAGGGCATCGCCGACGGCGAGGTCGCGGCCGGCATCAAGGGGCTCGACCCGGTCTCCACCGGCCAGCTCACCCGCGACGAGATCGAGAAGGCCCAGAAGGCCCCGCACTACAAGCTCAAGCCCGCCGTCTCGAAGGTGAAGCTGCCGGAGGTGAAGCGCACCACCAAGGGTCCGCGCTACACCCCCCTCTCCCGCCGCCAGGACCGGCCGAACGCCATCCTGTGGCTGCTGCGCAATCACCCGGAGCTGAAGGATTCGCAGATCATCCGGCTCGTGGGCACCACCAAGTCGACGATCCAGCAGATCCGCGAGCGCACCCACTGGAACTCGGGCTCGCTCCAGCCGATGGACCCGGTGACGCTGGGCCTGACCACCCAGATCAACCTCGACTTCGAGGTCCAGCGCGCGGCGGCCGACCGCCCGGCCGCGGTGGCGGCCGAGTCCGGCGCGTCGCTGCTGCCGGCCGAGGTCTCCACGGCCCGCGACGCCGACGAGCGGGAGCACGAGGACGATCACGGCGGCCGCGAGGAGCGACTCGACGCCGATTCGGTCTTCGCCAAGCTCAAGGGCCGGCACCAGGACGAGGACGACGAGGACTAG
- a CDS encoding MFS transporter, which translates to MDAGDVGMRGTAGAPWHAGLTRRHWRILWGSYLGWIFDGYEAVALVYALRPALASILTPEQAQAPAFYVGLAIGITLLGWGIGGLMGGIAADYIGRKRMMMVSILGYALFTGLTAFAESFAQLALLRFITGLAIGSEWSTGIALVAETWPNRARPKGCGFLQSGFGGGAVLAAIVWAVLAATEPLGAESWRILFALGALPAFVCLYLRRALEESEQWMRALKAQRWAATAEDAHRAPRSARRPFSLTEIFREPESRRRVLLATLLSFATTVGWWAVSSWLPAYTEGLAKAAGAPANVWGPRMGIVYNIGAITAYVISGFVADAIGRRAFLLVTYAGCIATSLACYLWTGGLVPFMALAFLNGFFTLGFAFSWMAIYLAELFTPAVRATASSAVFNGARLIAWIFPILAGQIVTAFGGVAAAALTLSSVYVIGLVVPWFMPETRGRPLPE; encoded by the coding sequence ATGGACGCGGGCGACGTGGGCATGCGCGGGACGGCCGGCGCTCCGTGGCACGCGGGTCTGACCCGGCGCCACTGGCGGATCCTGTGGGGCAGCTATCTCGGCTGGATCTTCGACGGCTACGAGGCGGTGGCGCTGGTCTACGCCCTGCGCCCGGCGCTGGCCTCGATCCTCACCCCCGAGCAGGCCCAGGCGCCGGCCTTCTACGTGGGTCTCGCCATCGGCATCACCCTGCTCGGCTGGGGGATCGGAGGCCTGATGGGCGGGATCGCGGCCGACTATATCGGCCGCAAGCGCATGATGATGGTGTCGATCCTGGGCTACGCGCTGTTCACGGGGCTCACCGCCTTCGCGGAGAGCTTCGCGCAGCTCGCGCTGCTGCGCTTCATCACCGGGCTCGCCATCGGCTCGGAATGGTCCACCGGCATCGCCCTCGTGGCCGAGACCTGGCCGAACCGGGCGCGGCCGAAGGGCTGCGGCTTCCTGCAATCGGGCTTCGGCGGCGGCGCGGTGCTCGCCGCCATCGTGTGGGCCGTGCTCGCCGCCACCGAGCCGCTGGGCGCGGAATCCTGGCGGATCCTGTTCGCGCTGGGCGCGCTGCCGGCCTTCGTGTGCCTGTACCTGCGCCGGGCGCTGGAGGAATCCGAGCAGTGGATGCGGGCGCTCAAGGCGCAGCGCTGGGCGGCCACCGCGGAGGACGCGCACCGCGCGCCGCGGAGCGCGCGGCGCCCGTTCTCCCTGACGGAGATCTTCCGCGAGCCCGAGAGCCGGCGGCGGGTCCTGCTCGCCACGCTCCTGTCCTTCGCCACCACGGTGGGCTGGTGGGCGGTCTCGTCCTGGCTGCCGGCCTACACGGAGGGGCTCGCCAAGGCCGCGGGCGCGCCGGCCAATGTCTGGGGCCCGCGCATGGGCATCGTCTACAACATCGGGGCGATCACCGCCTACGTGATCTCGGGCTTCGTGGCCGACGCGATCGGGCGCCGCGCCTTCCTGCTCGTGACCTATGCCGGCTGCATCGCCACGTCGCTCGCCTGCTATCTCTGGACCGGCGGGCTGGTGCCGTTCATGGCGCTCGCCTTCCTGAACGGGTTCTTCACCCTGGGCTTCGCCTTCTCGTGGATGGCGATCTACCTCGCGGAGCTGTTCACCCCGGCGGTCCGGGCGACGGCGTCGAGCGCGGTCTTCAACGGCGCGCGGCTGATCGCCTGGATCTTCCCGATCCTGGCCGGGCAGATCGTGACCGCCTTCGGGGGCGTCGCCGCGGCGGCGCTGACCCTGTCCAGCGTCTACGTGATCGGCCTCGTCGTGCCGTGGTTCATGCCGGAGACCCGGGGCCGGCCGCTGCCGGAATAG
- a CDS encoding histone deacetylase family protein gives MRIVHTPDSSRHDPERYMRRGAPIPHPEQAARYAILRDAALRGGHDLAEPADHGLDPIRAVHDPDYVAFLAGAWARRDEIPGIGDEILTGAFARPQMHRKPAGLLGRLGLYTADTSTPIRAGTWAAVYGSAQCAVAAADTALAAGHAYALCRPPGHHAYADSAGGFCFLNNSAIAAERMRAATGGPVAILDIDVHHGNGTQGIFYARADVLTVSVHADPSDYFPFFAGYADETGAGAGAGFNRNLPLPPGSGDAPWLEAVEAALGAIAAHRPRALVVALGLDAAADDPIGALAVSRAGFVGAAERIARAGLPTALVQEGGYLCAALPDNLAAFLAAFDAAR, from the coding sequence ATGCGCATCGTCCACACGCCCGATTCGAGCCGGCACGATCCCGAACGCTACATGCGGCGCGGCGCGCCGATCCCGCATCCCGAGCAGGCCGCCCGCTACGCGATCCTGCGGGACGCGGCGCTGCGGGGCGGCCACGACCTCGCCGAGCCGGCCGATCACGGCCTCGACCCGATCCGGGCCGTGCACGACCCGGACTACGTGGCGTTCCTGGCCGGGGCCTGGGCGCGCCGGGACGAGATCCCCGGCATCGGCGACGAGATCCTGACGGGCGCCTTCGCGCGGCCGCAGATGCACCGGAAGCCCGCCGGCCTCCTCGGGCGCCTGGGCCTCTACACCGCCGACACCTCGACGCCGATCCGCGCCGGTACCTGGGCGGCGGTCTACGGGTCGGCGCAGTGCGCGGTCGCGGCCGCCGACACGGCGCTAGCGGCGGGGCACGCCTACGCCCTGTGCCGCCCGCCCGGCCACCACGCCTACGCGGACTCCGCCGGCGGCTTCTGCTTCCTCAACAACAGCGCCATCGCGGCCGAGCGGATGCGCGCCGCGACCGGCGGCCCGGTGGCGATCCTCGACATCGACGTCCATCACGGCAACGGCACGCAGGGGATCTTCTACGCCCGCGCCGACGTGCTGACCGTCTCGGTCCACGCCGACCCGTCCGACTACTTCCCGTTCTTCGCCGGCTACGCCGACGAGACCGGCGCCGGGGCGGGGGCGGGGTTCAACCGCAACCTGCCGCTTCCGCCGGGCTCGGGGGACGCGCCCTGGCTCGAGGCCGTAGAGGCGGCCCTCGGGGCGATCGCCGCGCACCGGCCCCGGGCCCTCGTGGTGGCGCTGGGCCTCGACGCCGCCGCGGACGACCCGATCGGCGCCCTCGCGGTCTCCCGGGCGGGCTTCGTCGGGGCGGCGGAGCGGATCGCCCGGGCCGGGCTGCCCACGGCCCTGGTCCAGGAGGGCGGCTACCTCTGCGCGGCCCTGCCGGACAACCTCGCGGCCTTCCTCGCCGCCTTCGACGCCGCGCGCTGA
- a CDS encoding LysR family transcriptional regulator, whose translation MMRFDLVDLGLFRHVVEAGSITHGAARANLALAAASTRIRLMEESLGAALLTRGRQGVSPTPAGRALLVHAREVLAGVERLREEMAAFSGSAFGQIRVLANTNALTEFLPEALSAFLADHPGIGVEIDERTSEEIVGLVAEGAADLGILSGTVDTGSLQTFPFREDRFVLVAARDHPLAARGTIPFAEVLGHDLVGLDRRSAISRFLVAQAVREGRPMRLRVQLRGFDAVCRLVEARVGLAVLPESAAARAAQGLALAVVPLADAWARRDLTLCLRDLDGLPPFIRAFVAELRA comes from the coding sequence ATGATGCGGTTCGATCTCGTCGATCTCGGCCTGTTCCGGCACGTGGTCGAGGCCGGCTCGATCACCCACGGGGCCGCGCGGGCGAACCTCGCCCTGGCGGCCGCCTCGACGCGGATCCGGCTGATGGAGGAATCCCTCGGCGCCGCCCTGCTGACCCGTGGCCGGCAGGGCGTCAGCCCGACCCCGGCCGGGCGCGCGCTCCTCGTCCATGCCCGGGAGGTGCTGGCCGGGGTGGAGCGCCTGCGCGAGGAGATGGCGGCCTTCTCGGGGAGCGCCTTCGGCCAGATCCGGGTGCTGGCCAACACCAACGCGCTGACCGAGTTCCTGCCGGAGGCGCTCTCGGCCTTCCTGGCCGATCACCCCGGGATCGGCGTCGAGATCGACGAGCGCACCTCCGAGGAGATCGTCGGGCTGGTGGCCGAGGGGGCGGCCGATCTCGGCATCCTGTCCGGCACGGTCGATACCGGGTCGCTGCAGACCTTCCCGTTCCGGGAGGACCGGTTCGTGCTGGTGGCGGCCCGGGACCATCCCCTGGCGGCGCGCGGGACGATCCCGTTCGCCGAGGTGCTCGGCCACGACCTCGTCGGCCTCGACCGCCGCAGCGCCATCAGCCGCTTCCTCGTCGCCCAGGCGGTGCGCGAGGGGCGGCCGATGCGCCTGCGGGTCCAGCTCCGGGGCTTCGACGCCGTCTGCCGGCTCGTCGAGGCGCGGGTCGGGCTGGCGGTCCTGCCCGAGAGCGCCGCCGCCCGCGCCGCCCAGGGCCTCGCCCTCGCGGTCGTGCCCCTCGCCGACGCCTGGGCGCGGCGCGACCTGACCCTGTGCCTGCGCGACCTCGACGGATTGCCGCCGTTCATCCGGGCCTTCGTGGCGGAGCTGCGCGCCTGA
- a CDS encoding FAD-dependent oxidoreductase produces MNAGGVDQVEVAVIGAGLAGSCLAGALARAGIRVALIDAQAGHAAARREFRAEKFGADQMALFAGLGFGPALRARTTETREVAVVRYGRLACREAAREWGAPYPVLVRAVREALPAGLLRPGRVADLALGPERQEITLGDGSRLAARLVVLATGLGQALHARAGLRRRVLSPRHSLAAGFDMAAPRDRFPFPALTYFSEGFGGRDAYLTLFPLGTVMRANLFCYRDPGEAWVADLRRDPAATLRATMPRLPAACPDLAVAGPLEIRPIDLVRTEGVERDGLVVIGDAFQTACPVTGTGIGKLLTDADRLARVHVPAWLATPGMGRDKIAAFYADPVKRACDARSLRASRYARGLAVETGALWRARRLRNRVARTAIRLAADGPQAAASLALSLALGL; encoded by the coding sequence GTGAACGCGGGGGGCGTGGACCAGGTTGAGGTCGCGGTGATCGGGGCGGGACTGGCCGGGAGCTGCCTCGCCGGCGCCCTTGCCCGCGCCGGGATCCGGGTCGCGCTGATCGACGCGCAGGCCGGCCACGCGGCGGCGCGGCGGGAGTTCCGGGCGGAGAAGTTCGGGGCCGACCAGATGGCGCTGTTCGCGGGCCTGGGCTTCGGGCCCGCCCTGCGGGCCCGCACCACCGAGACCCGGGAGGTCGCGGTGGTGCGGTACGGCCGGCTGGCCTGCCGGGAGGCGGCCCGCGAGTGGGGGGCGCCCTACCCCGTGCTGGTCCGGGCGGTGCGGGAGGCCCTGCCGGCGGGGCTGCTGCGGCCGGGCCGGGTCGCGGATCTCGCCCTCGGGCCGGAGCGCCAGGAGATCACCCTCGGCGACGGGAGCCGGCTCGCGGCGCGCCTCGTCGTCCTCGCCACCGGGCTCGGGCAGGCGCTGCACGCACGGGCCGGCCTGCGCCGGCGCGTCCTCAGCCCGCGCCACTCGCTGGCGGCGGGGTTCGACATGGCGGCGCCGCGCGACCGCTTCCCGTTCCCGGCGCTGACCTACTTCTCCGAGGGGTTCGGCGGCCGCGACGCCTACCTGACCCTGTTCCCCCTCGGGACGGTCATGCGGGCCAACCTGTTCTGCTACCGCGATCCCGGCGAGGCCTGGGTCGCGGACCTGCGCCGGGACCCGGCGGCCACCCTCCGGGCGACGATGCCCCGCCTGCCCGCCGCCTGCCCCGACCTCGCGGTCGCCGGGCCCCTCGAGATCCGGCCGATCGACCTCGTCCGGACCGAGGGGGTGGAGCGCGACGGTCTGGTGGTGATCGGCGACGCCTTTCAGACCGCCTGCCCGGTCACCGGCACGGGGATCGGCAAGCTCCTCACCGATGCCGACCGGCTCGCCCGCGTCCACGTGCCGGCCTGGCTCGCCACGCCCGGCATGGGCCGGGACAAGATCGCGGCCTTCTACGCCGACCCGGTCAAGCGGGCCTGCGACGCCCGCAGCCTGCGCGCCAGCCGGTACGCCCGCGGACTCGCGGTGGAGACCGGCGCCCTGTGGCGGGCCCGGCGCCTGCGCAACCGCGTCGCCCGCACGGCGATCCGCCTCGCCGCGGACGGGCCCCAGGCCGCGGCCTCCCTGGCGCTCAGCCTCGCGCTGGGGTTGTAG
- a CDS encoding DUF1236 domain-containing protein, translated as MRIAASLALLATLAGPLAAPLGLAAGARAQGLERGAQEGASRGEEMAGPLGAIVGGAIGAAVGTANGILGVDRRERFRIYALGERRPSVALAGPVRVGTVLPEDGIVYYDVPREFALPDYSYTIVNDHPILVDPRSRRIVEVIE; from the coding sequence ATGCGGATCGCGGCATCTCTGGCGCTCCTCGCCACCCTGGCGGGCCCCCTTGCGGCCCCCCTGGGCCTCGCCGCGGGGGCGCGGGCGCAGGGGCTCGAGCGCGGGGCCCAGGAGGGCGCCTCGCGCGGCGAGGAGATGGCGGGCCCCCTCGGGGCGATCGTCGGCGGCGCGATCGGTGCGGCCGTGGGCACGGCCAACGGCATCCTCGGCGTCGACCGGCGGGAGCGGTTCCGCATCTACGCCCTCGGCGAGCGCCGCCCCTCCGTCGCGCTCGCGGGCCCCGTGCGGGTCGGGACGGTGCTCCCCGAGGACGGCATCGTGTACTACGATGTCCCGCGGGAGTTCGCCTTGCCGGATTACAGCTACACGATCGTCAACGACCACCCGATCCTCGTCGATCCGCGGTCGCGCCGGATCGTGGAGGTGATCGAGTGA
- a CDS encoding thiamine pyrophosphate-binding protein: MPIETVETAGRRRGADLLVEVLRSEGVRYIFGNPGTTELPLIDALTEAPDIAYILALQEATAVAMADGYAQGARRPAFLNLHTAGGLGHAMGGLVNSQVSGTPLVVTAGQQDLRHALTDPLLMGDLVAIADPVMKWAREVTSPDQIPILLRRAFHDAGAAPSGPVFLSLPMDVMEAMSTVPAGETSTIDQRAVAGSLDRLAEKLAAIAPGRLALIAGDEIDASDASAQMVALADLLAAPVYGSSWPAHIPFPTAHPLWAGNLPTRADAIADILGRYDAVFALGGKSLITVLYSEVSAVPPGVQVFQLSADVRDLGRTYATCLSTVGDIRASLDALLPLLAPRLADRADAFAGLRAQAVTARVERRAKLAAAADAAFEDPVIAPLVAAREVARAVGAETTIVDEAPATLTHLRTFLDSPSAHQYAAMRGGVLGWGMPAAVGFSLGLDRAPVVCVVGDGAAMYSPQALWTAAHEKLPVTFVVINNAEYNILKTFMKGQAHYASVRANRFIAMDLTDPRIDFPALAASMGVPARRVTRAADIAPAIEAGIRSGGTNLVEVVVRAT, encoded by the coding sequence ATGCCGATCGAGACCGTGGAGACCGCCGGCCGCCGCCGGGGCGCCGACCTCCTGGTGGAGGTGCTGCGCTCGGAAGGGGTGCGCTACATCTTCGGCAATCCCGGCACCACCGAGTTGCCGCTCATCGACGCGCTCACCGAGGCGCCCGACATCGCCTACATCCTCGCCCTGCAGGAGGCGACCGCGGTGGCCATGGCGGACGGCTACGCGCAGGGCGCCCGCCGGCCCGCCTTCCTCAACCTGCACACGGCGGGCGGCCTCGGCCACGCCATGGGCGGGCTGGTGAATTCCCAGGTCTCCGGCACGCCGCTCGTGGTCACCGCCGGGCAGCAGGATCTCCGCCACGCGCTCACCGACCCGCTGCTGATGGGCGACCTCGTCGCCATCGCCGACCCGGTGATGAAGTGGGCCCGCGAGGTGACGAGCCCGGACCAGATCCCGATCCTGCTGCGCCGGGCCTTCCACGACGCGGGGGCCGCCCCGTCCGGCCCGGTCTTCCTGTCCCTGCCCATGGACGTGATGGAGGCGATGAGCACGGTCCCGGCCGGCGAGACCTCGACCATCGACCAGCGGGCGGTGGCGGGCTCCCTCGACCGGCTGGCCGAGAAACTCGCCGCGATCGCGCCGGGCCGCCTCGCCCTGATCGCGGGCGACGAGATCGACGCCTCGGACGCCTCGGCGCAGATGGTGGCGCTCGCCGACCTGCTGGCGGCGCCGGTCTACGGCTCGTCCTGGCCGGCCCACATCCCCTTCCCCACCGCGCACCCGCTCTGGGCCGGGAACCTGCCGACCCGGGCGGACGCCATCGCCGACATCCTCGGGCGCTACGACGCGGTGTTCGCGCTGGGCGGCAAGTCGCTGATCACCGTGCTCTACTCGGAGGTGTCGGCGGTGCCGCCGGGGGTGCAGGTCTTCCAGCTCTCGGCGGACGTGCGCGACCTCGGGCGCACCTACGCCACCTGCCTGTCGACGGTGGGCGACATCCGCGCCTCCCTCGACGCCCTGCTGCCGCTGCTCGCGCCCCGCCTCGCCGACCGGGCCGACGCCTTCGCGGGCCTGCGCGCCCAGGCGGTGACCGCCCGGGTCGAGCGCCGGGCGAAGCTCGCCGCCGCCGCCGACGCGGCCTTCGAGGATCCGGTGATCGCGCCGCTGGTCGCCGCCCGGGAGGTGGCCCGCGCGGTCGGCGCCGAGACCACCATCGTGGACGAGGCGCCCGCGACGCTCACCCACCTGCGCACCTTCCTCGACAGCCCCTCGGCGCACCAGTACGCGGCGATGCGCGGCGGCGTGCTCGGCTGGGGCATGCCGGCCGCGGTCGGCTTCTCCCTGGGGCTCGATCGCGCGCCCGTGGTCTGCGTCGTGGGCGACGGGGCCGCGATGTACTCGCCCCAGGCCCTCTGGACGGCGGCGCACGAGAAGCTGCCGGTCACCTTCGTGGTGATCAACAACGCCGAGTACAACATCCTCAAGACCTTCATGAAGGGCCAGGCGCACTACGCCTCGGTGCGCGCCAACCGCTTCATCGCCATGGACCTCACCGACCCGCGGATCGACTTCCCGGCGCTGGCCGCCTCCATGGGCGTGCCGGCCCGGCGGGTGACCCGGGCCGCCGACATCGCCCCGGCGATCGAGGCCGGGATCCGGTCGGGGGGCACCAACCTCGTCGAGGTGGTGGTGCGGGCGACCTGA
- a CDS encoding Nramp family divalent metal transporter, whose product MVAPNAATAPGRAAPGAMSRRTEGAIRDVLDGRPGGRARFLLFAGPAVTASIAYMDPGNFATNIQAGARYGYGLLWVVLLANLTAMLFQALSAKLGIVTGKNLAEHCRDATTRPVRLALWGISEVAAMATDLAEFLGGAIGLSLLTGMPLMAGMAITAVVTYAILLLEHEGFRPLEIAIGAMVGTIGLCYAVELLVAPVAWGEAAKGLVTPRIPDAQALTIAVGIIGATVMPHALFLHSGLTQGRGNPRTEADRRLLVRYSNREVVVALLLAGLVNMAMVIMAAAAFHVGHSEVAEIGEAYRTLTPLLGPAAGAAFLVSLLASGISSSVVGTLAGQLVMQGFTGWRIPLLARRLVTMLPAFAVVAIGVDPTQALVLSQVVLSLALPVPMVALVVFTRRRSVMGPFANGPLTQAAAVAGAALVLALNMVLLAAAFGVPVPGLE is encoded by the coding sequence ATGGTGGCGCCGAACGCCGCGACGGCCCCCGGGCGCGCCGCGCCCGGGGCGATGAGCCGGCGGACCGAGGGCGCGATCCGCGACGTCCTCGACGGCCGTCCCGGCGGCCGGGCCCGGTTCCTGCTGTTCGCCGGCCCGGCCGTGACGGCGTCGATCGCCTACATGGACCCCGGGAATTTCGCGACCAACATCCAGGCCGGCGCCCGCTACGGCTACGGCCTGCTCTGGGTGGTGCTGCTCGCCAACCTGACGGCGATGCTGTTCCAGGCCCTGTCGGCCAAGCTCGGCATCGTGACGGGCAAGAACCTCGCCGAGCATTGCCGGGACGCGACGACGCGGCCGGTGCGCCTCGCGCTGTGGGGCATCAGCGAGGTCGCCGCCATGGCGACCGACCTCGCGGAGTTCCTCGGCGGCGCCATCGGCCTGTCGCTGCTCACCGGCATGCCGCTGATGGCCGGCATGGCGATCACCGCGGTGGTCACCTACGCGATCCTGCTCCTGGAGCACGAGGGCTTCCGGCCGCTGGAGATCGCAATCGGCGCGATGGTCGGCACGATCGGCCTCTGCTACGCGGTCGAGCTCCTCGTCGCGCCGGTGGCCTGGGGCGAGGCCGCCAAGGGCCTCGTCACCCCGCGGATCCCGGACGCGCAGGCGCTCACCATCGCGGTCGGGATCATCGGCGCCACCGTGATGCCGCACGCGCTGTTCCTGCATTCGGGCCTGACCCAGGGGCGGGGCAACCCCCGCACCGAGGCCGACCGGCGCCTGCTGGTGCGCTACTCGAACCGCGAGGTGGTGGTGGCGCTGCTGCTGGCGGGCCTCGTCAACATGGCGATGGTGATCATGGCGGCGGCGGCCTTCCACGTCGGCCACAGCGAGGTGGCGGAGATCGGCGAGGCCTACCGCACCCTGACGCCGCTCCTCGGGCCCGCCGCGGGGGCGGCCTTCCTGGTGTCGCTGCTCGCCTCCGGCATCTCCTCCTCGGTGGTGGGCACGCTCGCCGGGCAGCTGGTGATGCAGGGCTTCACCGGCTGGCGCATCCCGCTCCTCGCCCGCCGGCTCGTGACCATGCTGCCGGCCTTCGCGGTGGTGGCGATCGGGGTCGACCCGACGCAGGCGCTGGTCCTGTCGCAGGTGGTGCTGTCGCTCGCCCTGCCGGTCCCGATGGTGGCGCTGGTGGTGTTCACCCGGCGCCGCAGCGTGATGGGCCCGTTCGCCAACGGGCCGCTCACCCAGGCCGCGGCCGTGGCGGGGGCCGCCCTGGTGCTCGCCCTCAACATGGTGCTGCTGGCGGCGGCCTTCGGGGTGCCGGTGCCGGGGTTGGAGTGA
- the mntR gene encoding manganese-binding transcriptional regulator MntR, which produces MQEPSEPGSPETVLVDPERHVESFRQAREARRSELVEDYVELIDDLIGDGGEARQVDIAARLGVAQPTVAKMLKRLCEDGFVQQRPYRGVFLTEAGRRLAAQARERHRIVERFLCALGVSPETARRDAEGIEHHVSAETLAAFRAFAERHGGA; this is translated from the coding sequence ATGCAGGAACCGTCCGAGCCGGGCTCGCCCGAGACCGTGCTGGTCGATCCCGAGCGCCACGTGGAGAGCTTCCGCCAGGCCCGCGAGGCGCGGCGCTCGGAGCTCGTGGAGGATTACGTCGAGCTGATCGACGACCTGATCGGCGACGGCGGCGAGGCGCGGCAGGTGGACATCGCGGCCCGGCTCGGCGTGGCGCAGCCGACCGTCGCCAAGATGCTGAAGCGCCTGTGCGAGGACGGGTTCGTCCAGCAGCGGCCCTATCGCGGCGTGTTCCTGACCGAGGCCGGCCGCCGGCTCGCCGCGCAGGCCCGGGAGCGCCACCGCATCGTCGAGCGCTTCCTGTGCGCGCTGGGGGTGAGCCCCGAGACGGCCCGGCGGGACGCGGAGGGGATCGAGCACCACGTCAGCGCCGAGACGCTCGCGGCGTTCCGCGCCTTCGCGGAGCGGCACGGGGGGGCGTGA